A single region of the Acanthopagrus latus isolate v.2019 chromosome 11, fAcaLat1.1, whole genome shotgun sequence genome encodes:
- the kank4 gene encoding KN motif and ankyrin repeat domain-containing protein 4 isoform X1 has protein sequence MDKKSANGFQTKASEGGVQRKQLPYSVETPYGFHLDLDFLKYVDDIEKGNTIKRVHIQRRVKGPPKFSTLPRNFSLPGHGARPAPKEKDSTWSGTSTLGPKPKSRVTEVQQIFDFRASEGGSQSSRAATSQGTGYFPAKPRDEVGAGSRDGEEKSIGVQSRPNLLRASSMPITLQQRKGSDSSSPDRTVGTPESGSTENVFRASPDITERRCVPQDRTGLHQQITVALKRVRELEEQVKTIPELKAQICSLREEREELLLQLQAQAQAQVSITSSTILPSPVSGTYAKPQGHRPSGGLNLALMTHPTGGLEASECVPAKLVTGNEKQSLIDKSRVLQKETEINQESLKSSLAHGEMGGLSDNESQRQTHPSEKSDKQKETLVSPLGHAVQKLSQNIAGQELTPLTVAIRDAATSSILDVNAAKVGQPVDPDNMHTLQVKLQELEAKLTQASDELDRTNSLLKEQLEENKAKEQKILELSEGVRVEVCTTEVHNRPRRESIDTGTETERLDVANQETETESPGTIDQGTDTDRICIEVCAPRPRTGSLDPGTATDEVDTHEHLTEMGAEAPAVSPPRPRANSMERGTVTERIATQDQMTETPAAERVNQVTETEGETVTDHPQRPRASSVDRGTETERVDTVDRVTETEAAQRIDQQTETEINRRHDNNPARGVDAGSQMRESTGDENLEDVAPVVNESVAVKVVTESQTAVEQTVVSDSVSQEAGHTSPPAAAGGNAESKMETKTESETKENVPPKSEVTGTVETEQIALETVEKKQKEEGEIVCATIKETVVTDMVVITTESTSVKTVVPVRPQRGRKLSAEQAQPSPTQLQAAPVRPRRGSSETQAEQSQPQTKTQPQAQVQGPSQPEAQTPTKPSERQIKHHTPLPSQVEDHTPVKTPPAESSEKQSKSPPQTNQGQVQAQTRPKSIQTQAQPQSTAPRRDSKELKASQKGSSVSQTPRRGSGEAQARITRQGTSDTQPQSQGSRRSSTEAKTPHKNDGDTQSLRRGSSETAQRRGSSEAQASRRESGETPQPRRGSTESPTSPAALGQVVTRLTGLLGEQWAQLGSSSGTQQTANQQETPSTQKQTAGKRAEAGKGAVAKPAGKATPAATTGKPAGKPGPSKMSSIQSQLVSSLSVLSAFYSPGQKAAAASKQQEQAGLKSIMKKNGVADKQGNKGAKKNLKFVGVNGGYETTSSEESSGDEKPKIEVEEEDSSEPEVEKEKETEPQPEEKPEEAAESQQKDEEVSAEGEGGAAAAEKEVERGLLDPEISQELLEEQAEGEKVDKKFIDACLYVKDRMEEVSSPDKEMRQVLVVLYQEWFRVSSQKDSQADTVRLYLRQVGLTTPTLLPYVVNLTDGNGNMALHYSVSHSNFPVVKLLLDTGLCETDNVNKAGYTPVMLAALTAAETPDDLEVIQQLLKLGDINACSRQAGQTALMLAVSHGRVAMVKLLLSCGSDVNAQDREGSTALMGACEHGHTHIVRLFLETGRCDLSLTDKNGQTAQAVAEGASHQDIVDLLKAHAESRVSEPSSSTDLL, from the exons ATGGACAAGAAAAGTG CCAATGGCTTTCAGACCAAAGCCAGTGAGGGTGGTGTTCAGAGGAAGCAGCTGCCCTACTCAGTGGAAACTCCCTATGGCTTCCACCTGGACCTGGACTTCCTCAAGTATGTCGACGATATTGAAAAAGGCAATACCATCAAAAGGGTCCACATTCAGCGCAGGGTCAAGGGCCCACCTAAATTCAGCACTCTGCCCAGAAATTTCAGTCTTCCAGGGCATGGAGCTCGGCCTGCCCCAAAGGAAAAGGACAGCACATGGTCTGGGACATCTACCCTGGGGCCCAAGCCTAAATCACGGGTGACAGAAGTCCAACAGATATTTGACTTCAGGGCAAGTGAAGGGGGAAGCCAGAGCAGCAGGGCGGCAACCAGTCAGGGAACTGGCTATTTTCCAGCTAAGCCCAGAGATGAGGTGGGAGCTGGGTCTCGGGATGGTGAAGAGAAATCTATCGGGGTTCAAAGTCGGCCGAACCTGCTCCGAGCATCAAGCATGCCCATCACCCTTCAACAGCGGAAAGGTTCTGATTCAAGTAGTCCAGACCGTACTGTGGGAACACCGGAGAGTGGGTCAACAGAGAACGTGTTCCGCGCTTCACCAGACATAACAGAGAGACGGTGTGTTCCCCAGGATCGGACAGGGCTTCACCAGCAGATCACGGTGGCTTTAAAGCGTGTCCGAGAGCTAGAAGAGCAGGTCAAAACCATCCCAGAACTAAAGGCTCAGATCTGCTCACTAAGAGAAGAGCGGGAGGAACTGCTGCTTCAGCTCCAAGCCCAGGCCCAAGCACAGGTTTCCATAACATCCTCTACTATATTACCAAGTCCTGTTTCTGGGACATATGCTAAGCCACAAGGACACAGACCTTCAGGAGGACTCAACTTAGCTCTGATGACTCACCCCACTGGAGGTTTAGAGGCTTCAGAGTGCGTGCCAGCAAAGCTGGTAACAGGGAATGAGAAACAGAGTCTGATAGACAAAAGTAGAGTGTTACAAAAAGAGACGGAGATAAATCAGGAATCTCTTAAGAGTTCCTTGGCACATGGAGAAATGGGTGGGTTGTCAGACAATGaatcacaaagacaaacacatccatcagaaaaatcagataaacaaaaagagacattaGTGAGTCCTCTGGGGCATGCGGTTCAGAAGCTATCACAGAACATTGCAGGGCAAGAATTAACACCACTTACGGTGGCTATAAGAGATGCAGCAACTAGCAGTATTCTAGATGTTAATGCAGCAAAAGTGGGACAACCCGTAGACCCAGACAATATGCATACGCTGCAGGTGAAGCTTCAGGAACTGGAGGCTAAACTTACCCAAGCTAGTGATGAGCTGGATAGAACTAATTCTCTTTTGAAAGAACAGTTAGAGGAGAATAAGGCAAAAGAGCAGAAAATACTGGAACTGAGCGAGGGAGTGAGAGTGGAGGTCTGTACTACAGAAGTACACAACAGGCCAAGAAGAGAGAGTATCGAcacagggacagagacagagagattaGATGTTGCCAaccaagagacagagacagaatcGCCTGGTACAATAGACCAGGGAACAGACACAGATAGAATCTGTATTGAAGTGTGTGCACCCAGACCCAGGACTGGAAGTTTAGATCCCGGGACAGCGACGGATGAGGTtgacacacatgaacacttGACAGAGATGGGGGCAGAAGCACCTGCTGTCAGCCCACCAAGACCCAGAGCCAACAGCATGGAACGGGGCACAGTAACTGAGAGGATCGCCACTCAGGATCAGATGACCGAGACGCCCGCAGCGGAAAGGGTAAACcaagtgacagaaacagagggagagacggtGACAGACCATCCGCAGAGGCCGAGGGCAAGCAGCGTCGACCGAGggacggagacagagagagtggaCACCGTGGACAgggtgacagagacagaggcagcaCAGAGGATAGACCAGCAGACCGAGACAGAGATAAACAGACGCCACGATAACAATCCAGCCAGAGGTGTCGACGCAGGGAGTCAGATGAGAGAAAGCACAGGCGATGAAAATTTAGAAGATGTAGCTCCTGTGGTCAATGAAAGCGTGGCTGTGAAAGTTGTCACAGAAAGTCAAACTGCAGTTGAGCAAACTGTAGTTTCAGATAGTGTAAGCCAGGAGGCAGGCCACACCAgtccacctgctgcagcaggggGAAATGCAGAATCTAAGATGGAAACAAAGACTgaatcagaaacaaaagaaaatgttcctcCGAAGAGTGAAGTTACAGGAACTGTCGAAACAGAGCAGATTGCACTGGAGACCgtggagaagaaacaaaaggaagaagGTGAGATTGTTTGTGCAACAATCAAAGAAACTGTGGTAACCGACATGGTTGTAATAACAACAGAGAGCACATCTGTGAAGACTGTAGTCCCTGTAAGACCTCAGAGAGGCCGAAAGCTCTCAGCAGAGCAGGCACAGCCATCACCTACTCAACTTCAGGCTGCACCTGTGCGGCCTCGTAGGGGATCCAGTGAAACTCAAGCCGAGCAGTCCCAGCCCCAGACAAAAACCCAGCCCCAAGCACAGGTACAGGGTCCATCTCAGCCTGAGGCCCAAACCCCAACAAAGCCCTCTGAACGGCAGATAAAACATCACACCCCATTGCCCTCTCAGGTTGAGGACCATACCCCGGTGAAGACACCTCCTGCAGAGTCCAGTGAGAAACAATCAAAATCACCTCCTCAGACAAACCAGGGCCAAGTCCAAGCCCAAACACGGCCCAAATCAATTCAAACCCAGGCTCAGCCTCAAAGCACTGCACCTAGACGTGACTCCAAAGAGCTGAAAGCATCACAGAAGGGATCTAGTGTGTCACAAACTCCTCGTCGTGGATCAGGAGAAGCCCAGGCCCGCATAACTCGCCAGGGGACATCTGACACCCAACCTCAGTCTCAGGGCTCTCGTAGAAGTTCCACTGAGGCTAAAACTCCTCACAAAAATGATGGCGATACTCAATCACTGCGCAGAGGCTCCAGTGAAACAGCCCAGCGCCGTGGATCAAGTGAAGCCCAAGCATCACGTCGGGAAAGTGGCGAGACCCCTCAACCTCGCAGAGGCTCCACTGAGTCACCGACATCACCGGCGGCTTTGGGCCAAGTCGTAACCCGTTTAACAGGGCTTCTGGGGGAGCAGTGGGCCCAGCTGGGCAGCAGCTCTGGAACTCAACAGACGGCCAACCAGCAGGAGACCCccagcacacagaaacaaacggCAGGGAAAAGAGCAGAGGCAGGCAAAGGAGCAGTAGCCAAGCCGGCGGGGAAGGCAACCCCTGCAGCAACAACAGGCAAACCAGCAGGGAAGCCTGGTCCTTCCAAAATGAGCTCTATTCAAAGTCAGCTGGTCAGCTCCCTCAGTGTCCTGTCTGCCTTCTACTCACCAGGCcagaaagctgctgctgccagcaaACAGCAAGAACAAG caGGTCTCAAATCCATTATGAAGAAAAATGGTGTTGCCGACAAGCAGGGGAACAAAGGAGCCAAGAAAAACCTCAAGTTTGTTGGGGTGAATGGAGG CTATGAGACGACGTCCAGCGAAGAGTCCAGCGGAGATGAGAAGCCAAAGatagaggtggaggaggaagacagctCAGAACCAGAGGtagagaaggaaaaggagacGGAGCCTCAGCCAGAAGAGAAGcctgaggaggcagcagagagccaGCAGAAGGATGAAGAGGTCTCGGCTGAGGGGGAaggaggtgctgcagctgcagagaaggaGGTTGAAAGAGGCCTTCTGGATCCGGAGATCAGCcaggagctcctggaggaaCAGGCTGAAGG GGAGAAAGTTGACAAGAAGTTTATAGATGCCTGCCTTTATGTAAAAGACCGTATGGAAGAAGTTTCATCCCCGGACAAAGAAATG cgTCAGGTGTTAGTGGTGCTCTACCAGGAGTGGTTCAGGGTCTCCAGTCAAAAGGACTCGCAGGCCGATACTGTCCGACTATACCTCCGACAAGTGGGCTTGACCACGCCCACTCTCCTGCCATACGTTGTGAACCTGACAGATGGCAACGGTAACATGGCCCTGCACTACAGTGTGTCACATTCAAACTTCCCTGtggtcaaactgctgctggatACCG GGCTATGTGAGACGGACAATGTGAACAAGGCAGGCTACACTCCGGTGATGCTCGCTGCGCTGACGGCCGCTGAGACCCCTGATGATCTGGAGGTGATCCAACAACTGTTGAAACTGGGTGACATCAATGCATGCTCCAGACAG GCGGGCCAGACAGCACTCATGCTTGCGGTGAGCCACGGCCGCGTTGCCATGGTGAAGCTGCTCCTGAGCTGCGGCTCGGATGTGAATGCCCAGGACCGCGAGGGCTCCACGGCGCTGATGGGTGCCTGCgaacacggacacacacacatcgttcGTCTGTTCCTGGAGACAGGACGCTGTGACCTCAGCCTCACGGATAAG AATGGACAGACAGCGCAGGCGGTGGCGGAGGGAGCCTCCCACCAAGACATAGTTGACCTTCTGAAGGCCCACGCTGAGTCCAGAGTCTCCGAGCCCTCGTCCAGCACAGACCTCCTCTGA
- the kank4 gene encoding KN motif and ankyrin repeat domain-containing protein 4 isoform X2 → MDKKSANGFQTKASEGGVQRKQLPYSVETPYGFHLDLDFLKYVDDIEKGNTIKRVHIQRRVKGPPKFSTLPRNFSLPGHGARPAPKEKDSTWSGTSTLGPKPKSRVTEVQQIFDFRASEGGSQSSRAATSQGTGYFPAKPRDEVGAGSRDGEEKSIGVQSRPNLLRASSMPITLQQRKGSDSSSPDRTVGTPESGSTENVFRASPDITERRCVPQDRTGLHQQITVALKRVRELEEQVKTIPELKAQICSLREEREELLLQLQAQAQAQVSITSSTILPSPVSGTYAKPQGHRPSGGLNLALMTHPTGGLEASECVPAKLVTGNEKQSLIDKSRVLQKETEINQESLKSSLAHGEMGGLSDNESQRQTHPSEKSDKQKETLVSPLGHAVQKLSQNIAGQELTPLTVAIRDAATSSILDVNAAKVGQPVDPDNMHTLQVKLQELEAKLTQASDELDRTNSLLKEQLEENKAKEQKILELSEGVRVEVCTTEVHNRPRRESIDTGTETERLDVANQETETESPGTIDQGTDTDRICIEVCAPRPRTGSLDPGTATDEVDTHEHLTEMGAEAPAVSPPRPRANSMERGTVTERIATQDQMTETPAAERVNQVTETEGETVTDHPQRPRASSVDRGTETERVDTVDRVTETEAAQRIDQQTETEINRRHDNNPARGVDAGSQMRESTGDENLEDVAPVVNESVAVKVVTESQTAVEQTVVSDSVSQEAGHTSPPAAAGGNAESKMETKTESETKENVPPKSEVTGTVETEQIALETVEKKQKEEGEIVCATIKETVVTDMVVITTESTSVKTVVPVRPQRGRKLSAEQAQPSPTQLQAAPVRPRRGSSETQAEQSQPQTKTQPQAQVQGPSQPEAQTPTKPSERQIKHHTPLPSQVEDHTPVKTPPAESSEKQSKSPPQTNQGQVQAQTRPKSIQTQAQPQSTAPRRDSKELKASQKGSSVSQTPRRGSGEAQARITRQGTSDTQPQSQGSRRSSTEAKTPHKNDGDTQSLRRGSSETAQRRGSSEAQASRRESGETPQPRRGSTESPTSPAALGQVVTRLTGLLGEQWAQLGSSSGTQQTANQQETPSTQKQTAGKRAEAGKGAVAKPAGKATPAATTGKPAGKPGPSKMSSIQSQLVSSLSVLSAFYSPGQKAAAASKQQEQGLKSIMKKNGVADKQGNKGAKKNLKFVGVNGGYETTSSEESSGDEKPKIEVEEEDSSEPEVEKEKETEPQPEEKPEEAAESQQKDEEVSAEGEGGAAAAEKEVERGLLDPEISQELLEEQAEGEKVDKKFIDACLYVKDRMEEVSSPDKEMRQVLVVLYQEWFRVSSQKDSQADTVRLYLRQVGLTTPTLLPYVVNLTDGNGNMALHYSVSHSNFPVVKLLLDTGLCETDNVNKAGYTPVMLAALTAAETPDDLEVIQQLLKLGDINACSRQAGQTALMLAVSHGRVAMVKLLLSCGSDVNAQDREGSTALMGACEHGHTHIVRLFLETGRCDLSLTDKNGQTAQAVAEGASHQDIVDLLKAHAESRVSEPSSSTDLL, encoded by the exons ATGGACAAGAAAAGTG CCAATGGCTTTCAGACCAAAGCCAGTGAGGGTGGTGTTCAGAGGAAGCAGCTGCCCTACTCAGTGGAAACTCCCTATGGCTTCCACCTGGACCTGGACTTCCTCAAGTATGTCGACGATATTGAAAAAGGCAATACCATCAAAAGGGTCCACATTCAGCGCAGGGTCAAGGGCCCACCTAAATTCAGCACTCTGCCCAGAAATTTCAGTCTTCCAGGGCATGGAGCTCGGCCTGCCCCAAAGGAAAAGGACAGCACATGGTCTGGGACATCTACCCTGGGGCCCAAGCCTAAATCACGGGTGACAGAAGTCCAACAGATATTTGACTTCAGGGCAAGTGAAGGGGGAAGCCAGAGCAGCAGGGCGGCAACCAGTCAGGGAACTGGCTATTTTCCAGCTAAGCCCAGAGATGAGGTGGGAGCTGGGTCTCGGGATGGTGAAGAGAAATCTATCGGGGTTCAAAGTCGGCCGAACCTGCTCCGAGCATCAAGCATGCCCATCACCCTTCAACAGCGGAAAGGTTCTGATTCAAGTAGTCCAGACCGTACTGTGGGAACACCGGAGAGTGGGTCAACAGAGAACGTGTTCCGCGCTTCACCAGACATAACAGAGAGACGGTGTGTTCCCCAGGATCGGACAGGGCTTCACCAGCAGATCACGGTGGCTTTAAAGCGTGTCCGAGAGCTAGAAGAGCAGGTCAAAACCATCCCAGAACTAAAGGCTCAGATCTGCTCACTAAGAGAAGAGCGGGAGGAACTGCTGCTTCAGCTCCAAGCCCAGGCCCAAGCACAGGTTTCCATAACATCCTCTACTATATTACCAAGTCCTGTTTCTGGGACATATGCTAAGCCACAAGGACACAGACCTTCAGGAGGACTCAACTTAGCTCTGATGACTCACCCCACTGGAGGTTTAGAGGCTTCAGAGTGCGTGCCAGCAAAGCTGGTAACAGGGAATGAGAAACAGAGTCTGATAGACAAAAGTAGAGTGTTACAAAAAGAGACGGAGATAAATCAGGAATCTCTTAAGAGTTCCTTGGCACATGGAGAAATGGGTGGGTTGTCAGACAATGaatcacaaagacaaacacatccatcagaaaaatcagataaacaaaaagagacattaGTGAGTCCTCTGGGGCATGCGGTTCAGAAGCTATCACAGAACATTGCAGGGCAAGAATTAACACCACTTACGGTGGCTATAAGAGATGCAGCAACTAGCAGTATTCTAGATGTTAATGCAGCAAAAGTGGGACAACCCGTAGACCCAGACAATATGCATACGCTGCAGGTGAAGCTTCAGGAACTGGAGGCTAAACTTACCCAAGCTAGTGATGAGCTGGATAGAACTAATTCTCTTTTGAAAGAACAGTTAGAGGAGAATAAGGCAAAAGAGCAGAAAATACTGGAACTGAGCGAGGGAGTGAGAGTGGAGGTCTGTACTACAGAAGTACACAACAGGCCAAGAAGAGAGAGTATCGAcacagggacagagacagagagattaGATGTTGCCAaccaagagacagagacagaatcGCCTGGTACAATAGACCAGGGAACAGACACAGATAGAATCTGTATTGAAGTGTGTGCACCCAGACCCAGGACTGGAAGTTTAGATCCCGGGACAGCGACGGATGAGGTtgacacacatgaacacttGACAGAGATGGGGGCAGAAGCACCTGCTGTCAGCCCACCAAGACCCAGAGCCAACAGCATGGAACGGGGCACAGTAACTGAGAGGATCGCCACTCAGGATCAGATGACCGAGACGCCCGCAGCGGAAAGGGTAAACcaagtgacagaaacagagggagagacggtGACAGACCATCCGCAGAGGCCGAGGGCAAGCAGCGTCGACCGAGggacggagacagagagagtggaCACCGTGGACAgggtgacagagacagaggcagcaCAGAGGATAGACCAGCAGACCGAGACAGAGATAAACAGACGCCACGATAACAATCCAGCCAGAGGTGTCGACGCAGGGAGTCAGATGAGAGAAAGCACAGGCGATGAAAATTTAGAAGATGTAGCTCCTGTGGTCAATGAAAGCGTGGCTGTGAAAGTTGTCACAGAAAGTCAAACTGCAGTTGAGCAAACTGTAGTTTCAGATAGTGTAAGCCAGGAGGCAGGCCACACCAgtccacctgctgcagcaggggGAAATGCAGAATCTAAGATGGAAACAAAGACTgaatcagaaacaaaagaaaatgttcctcCGAAGAGTGAAGTTACAGGAACTGTCGAAACAGAGCAGATTGCACTGGAGACCgtggagaagaaacaaaaggaagaagGTGAGATTGTTTGTGCAACAATCAAAGAAACTGTGGTAACCGACATGGTTGTAATAACAACAGAGAGCACATCTGTGAAGACTGTAGTCCCTGTAAGACCTCAGAGAGGCCGAAAGCTCTCAGCAGAGCAGGCACAGCCATCACCTACTCAACTTCAGGCTGCACCTGTGCGGCCTCGTAGGGGATCCAGTGAAACTCAAGCCGAGCAGTCCCAGCCCCAGACAAAAACCCAGCCCCAAGCACAGGTACAGGGTCCATCTCAGCCTGAGGCCCAAACCCCAACAAAGCCCTCTGAACGGCAGATAAAACATCACACCCCATTGCCCTCTCAGGTTGAGGACCATACCCCGGTGAAGACACCTCCTGCAGAGTCCAGTGAGAAACAATCAAAATCACCTCCTCAGACAAACCAGGGCCAAGTCCAAGCCCAAACACGGCCCAAATCAATTCAAACCCAGGCTCAGCCTCAAAGCACTGCACCTAGACGTGACTCCAAAGAGCTGAAAGCATCACAGAAGGGATCTAGTGTGTCACAAACTCCTCGTCGTGGATCAGGAGAAGCCCAGGCCCGCATAACTCGCCAGGGGACATCTGACACCCAACCTCAGTCTCAGGGCTCTCGTAGAAGTTCCACTGAGGCTAAAACTCCTCACAAAAATGATGGCGATACTCAATCACTGCGCAGAGGCTCCAGTGAAACAGCCCAGCGCCGTGGATCAAGTGAAGCCCAAGCATCACGTCGGGAAAGTGGCGAGACCCCTCAACCTCGCAGAGGCTCCACTGAGTCACCGACATCACCGGCGGCTTTGGGCCAAGTCGTAACCCGTTTAACAGGGCTTCTGGGGGAGCAGTGGGCCCAGCTGGGCAGCAGCTCTGGAACTCAACAGACGGCCAACCAGCAGGAGACCCccagcacacagaaacaaacggCAGGGAAAAGAGCAGAGGCAGGCAAAGGAGCAGTAGCCAAGCCGGCGGGGAAGGCAACCCCTGCAGCAACAACAGGCAAACCAGCAGGGAAGCCTGGTCCTTCCAAAATGAGCTCTATTCAAAGTCAGCTGGTCAGCTCCCTCAGTGTCCTGTCTGCCTTCTACTCACCAGGCcagaaagctgctgctgccagcaaACAGCAAGAACAAG GTCTCAAATCCATTATGAAGAAAAATGGTGTTGCCGACAAGCAGGGGAACAAAGGAGCCAAGAAAAACCTCAAGTTTGTTGGGGTGAATGGAGG CTATGAGACGACGTCCAGCGAAGAGTCCAGCGGAGATGAGAAGCCAAAGatagaggtggaggaggaagacagctCAGAACCAGAGGtagagaaggaaaaggagacGGAGCCTCAGCCAGAAGAGAAGcctgaggaggcagcagagagccaGCAGAAGGATGAAGAGGTCTCGGCTGAGGGGGAaggaggtgctgcagctgcagagaaggaGGTTGAAAGAGGCCTTCTGGATCCGGAGATCAGCcaggagctcctggaggaaCAGGCTGAAGG GGAGAAAGTTGACAAGAAGTTTATAGATGCCTGCCTTTATGTAAAAGACCGTATGGAAGAAGTTTCATCCCCGGACAAAGAAATG cgTCAGGTGTTAGTGGTGCTCTACCAGGAGTGGTTCAGGGTCTCCAGTCAAAAGGACTCGCAGGCCGATACTGTCCGACTATACCTCCGACAAGTGGGCTTGACCACGCCCACTCTCCTGCCATACGTTGTGAACCTGACAGATGGCAACGGTAACATGGCCCTGCACTACAGTGTGTCACATTCAAACTTCCCTGtggtcaaactgctgctggatACCG GGCTATGTGAGACGGACAATGTGAACAAGGCAGGCTACACTCCGGTGATGCTCGCTGCGCTGACGGCCGCTGAGACCCCTGATGATCTGGAGGTGATCCAACAACTGTTGAAACTGGGTGACATCAATGCATGCTCCAGACAG GCGGGCCAGACAGCACTCATGCTTGCGGTGAGCCACGGCCGCGTTGCCATGGTGAAGCTGCTCCTGAGCTGCGGCTCGGATGTGAATGCCCAGGACCGCGAGGGCTCCACGGCGCTGATGGGTGCCTGCgaacacggacacacacacatcgttcGTCTGTTCCTGGAGACAGGACGCTGTGACCTCAGCCTCACGGATAAG AATGGACAGACAGCGCAGGCGGTGGCGGAGGGAGCCTCCCACCAAGACATAGTTGACCTTCTGAAGGCCCACGCTGAGTCCAGAGTCTCCGAGCCCTCGTCCAGCACAGACCTCCTCTGA